A segment of the Methanothermococcus thermolithotrophicus DSM 2095 genome:
TTCATCATTATTCATTAGTTTTTCAACTATATTTTCTATTCTTGCCTCCTCTAACTCTAAAAATTCATTATCCACCTTATTGTAAATATAGTTCCAAGGGTTTTGAAGTTCATTTAGGAATTTAACTTTCAATGAATCTGGGACATCGTCTTTCACGAATCTTTCAATTGTGGCTAAATATGTGGATAGGTGACCATCATTTAATAATTTAAGACCTTTTTCTAAGTCATTTTTTAGTAAAAGTACTCCCAAAGAACTTACTAACGGACATTCATAATCTAAAAATGACGTGTCGTTGATCGTTTCACCAATCATATAAAGAACTGCAAGTGAAGAGAATATTAAAAGCCAGTCTTCCTCTGAATGCAGCGTCTTTTTCACATAATTGCTTAAAATACTCTTTAAGAATGGGTGGTTTTCTGATAGACTACATAGTGTAAATAAAAGTCTGGCTTTTACGGGCCTATTGAGTTTTGGCATATATAACAATTTCAAAAGTTCTTCAATGGTTTTATTATCGATTTTATGGCTATTCCTACTTATTAAAACAAAACCTGTGAGTTTTAAAATATCACTGGGGTGTGAAAGTAAGTCCCTAATGTGTTTTGGCGAATATTCTATCTCGTCAATTAAATTACAACTTACGTTTTTAATGATGTTGCATATTTCTTCCATTGTTTCGTGGTCATCGCATTCAATAATGGTTCTTGAGAAGAATCCTCCAATAATGTCGTCCATACGGACTTTTTCGGTACATAAGTCCATAATTTCAGGGATTACTGGGATTACTAAATCAGGTTTTAATGGCGATAGTTCCCAAACACTACACATTGCATGGATTCTTTTAAAGTAATTATTTGAGTATAATCTTTTGGATAGTATAATAGGATATTTTGAAATAACACTTTTTAAATTAGGTTTATTTAGTATATTATTGGCAGCATCTTCTATGGCATCATTACCACAAGTAGTTAATTTAATTAGGCCAGGAAGGACATCAAATATTATGTCAGGGTAAATTTTGAGTATATTATTAATGGCCCAAAGTATTCTTATTATTACTATGGGTTTAGGGTAGTCTAACTCTAAAACCAAGTGCTTAGCAACATATAATGCATCTTTATAGTCTTCATAGGATATATTTCCCAACGTGTTTATTGCACGAGATTTTAGGTACCAATTGTCTTGTTTAAGATCCATTATTAGTTTTTTGATATCCATATATTCCCACCCTGGAATAATTACCATACAATTATGCTATATATTATTAGGTATTTATTATTAAGTATTAAATATATTAAAACATTATGAATACTGTCATGTATAATTATAAATAATGAAAAATATAATTTTATTTTATCTTAATAATAAATATTAATCTTAAGAAATATATTTTTTGATATTTATTAGTTATGATCATATGTTGTGGTGAGATTATGAATGTTGAAATATTAAAACAAAAAATACTATATAAAATATCTGAAGACGAACTTAAAAAAAGAATTGATGAAAAAATTATGGATAATTCAGGGTTGTTAAATGAAGAGGGGGCACTGATATTAATTTCCCAAGAGCTCGGGATCGATGTTACATACGATGATGAAGACGATGAAGATGAGTATGAATTTACAATCAAAGATATTGAAGAAGGTCAAAGGAACGTAGAAGTCACTGGAAAAATTATAAGAACTTCTGAAATAAGAAAATTCCGAAGAAAAGATGGTTCTGAAGGAAAAATGGCTTCAATAGTAATAGCAGACAATACTGGGTCTATTAGGTTAACGCTTTGGAATGATAAAATAGATCTAATTGCTGGACTAAAAAAAGGGGATGTTGTTAAAATAGAAAATGCTTTTTCAAGGACATGGAACAATAGACTTGAATTAAACAGTGGTTCTGATTTAAAGATAGAAAAACTTGAAACTTATGATGAGTCAAAATATCCTGTTTTAAAGGAAAGTTATAAAATTTTAGAACTTGTCCCTAATCTTTCAGCCACTATTAAGGGAGAAGTTGTAGCATCTTATGAAAAGAAAGAGTTTAATAAAAGAGATGGTTCTTTAGGGAAGTTAAAATCATTCATACTAAAGGATGATTCTGGAAGCATAAGGGTAACACTTTGGGATGATTTAGCCGATTATGAAGTTAATACTGGAGATAAGGTTGAATTAGAAGGGTATGTAAAACAAGGTTTTAGAGGGCTGGAAATTTCTGCCAACAAAATCAATATTTTAGAAAAAGGAAGTCCAAAAGAAGCTTTAGAAGTGACTGATGTTGATATCTCAAATGTGCCTAACTATGAAGAAAAACTTGTAAATGTTAAAGGTAGGATAACAAACATCTCAGGAATTAGAAACGTGGAATTTAAAGATAGGAGTGCAGAACTTCAGGAAATTTATTTAACCGATAGTACTGGTAGATTGAAAGTATCATTCTGGGGAAACAATATAAAATTATTAGAAGATCTAAACGAAGGCGATACAGTTAAGATTACAAATTGTAAAGTTAGAACATATCTTGACAGAGAAGGGAATAAAAAAGCAGATTTAACTGTGACTTACCAATCTAAAATAATAAAAGATGAAAATATTGATGCACCAGAATACGAGAAGAAAATCTATAAAATAAAGGATATCATTGATGGAAATGTTAATGAAATAGATAAAAATAACATAACGACTATTGGAAGAGTTTATAGGGTATTTGATATAAGGGAATTTGAAAGAGAAGGGGGAACATCAATAGGAAAAGTCAGGGGCATAGTTATCGAAGATGAAACTGGAAGAATAAGAGTTTCGTTATGGGATAAGGATGCAGAATTGGATATAAAAGAAGGAGATATCGTAAAAATA
Coding sequences within it:
- a CDS encoding OB-fold nucleic acid binding domain-containing protein — encoded protein: MNVEILKQKILYKISEDELKKRIDEKIMDNSGLLNEEGALILISQELGIDVTYDDEDDEDEYEFTIKDIEEGQRNVEVTGKIIRTSEIRKFRRKDGSEGKMASIVIADNTGSIRLTLWNDKIDLIAGLKKGDVVKIENAFSRTWNNRLELNSGSDLKIEKLETYDESKYPVLKESYKILELVPNLSATIKGEVVASYEKKEFNKRDGSLGKLKSFILKDDSGSIRVTLWDDLADYEVNTGDKVELEGYVKQGFRGLEISANKINILEKGSPKEALEVTDVDISNVPNYEEKLVNVKGRITNISGIRNVEFKDRSAELQEIYLTDSTGRLKVSFWGNNIKLLEDLNEGDTVKITNCKVRTYLDREGNKKADLTVTYQSKIIKDENIDAPEYEKKIYKIKDIIDGNVNEIDKNNITTIGRVYRVFDIREFEREGGTSIGKVRGIVIEDETGRIRVSLWDKDAELDIKEGDIVKIVNGYVKENGEYLDLNIGRMGRIIINPKDVELKSVRKFIADLEEGDAVEIRGTIVDYRKQELILYLCPNCRKRTVLIEGEYHCNECGEVKPDEVLVSTLVVDDGTGNISCRLYGNNVEKITGMTKEDLKDTNLEILDNLIGEEFVFYGTSTIRNDELEFSVKGVSKVDLDREIELLKDF